A window of uncultured Methanoregula sp. genomic DNA:
GGAGTACGGGGAATATTCCGAAGAGCATCTCCAGCAGCTTGGGGAGATCTCATCAGCATTTTTCTCCTCTGACCTGATAAAGCGGGTGAAGTGGTCGTATTGCGAGGTGCCGTTTGTTATCGTGCACCAGGGCAGGCCGATTAAAGGGAAGATCGACCGGCTCTGCGAGATGGAGGACGGGGCGTGGGTTGTGATCGATTACAAATCCTTTCCCGTGACTCCGGATCAATATGCGGCCGTTGCCCGGGAATATGCGTTCTCTCTTGAGGTGTACATGGAGGCGGCCCGGCAACTCACCCGGCGGGATGTGAGCGGGGGATTGTATTTCACAGAGACCGGGGAATTTTTCCTTTGTCATGATTTTTGATAAAATGTCCAGCGCGTGTATTTTTTTTAATTATTCAAAAGCCTTTTTATCATTAAGATAGATGTTAAATTTATATTTCCATCATGTCTAAAAAATTACCCATCCTTGTCAGTCAGCAGAAGCTGTTATGGGGACGGGCTCGCAGTCTGTGCTCAATATGTAGATGCAGACTTGATAAAGAAAAAGAATCGGGTGAATTTTTCACCATAGGTATAAATGCTCATATCAAGGGTGAGAACCCCACTGCTGCAAGATTTGATCCGAATATGTCGGATAAAGAACGGCAAAACTATGATAATTTAATTTTATTATGTCCAACTCATCATGAGGAAATTGATAAACATCCGGAAAAATTTACCGTATCCAGCCTTCAACAAATAAAAAAGAGGCATGAGGAATTCATTCTTGATTCTATAGCTAGTGAAATTCCTAATCTGACGTTTGCAGAACTGGAAATAATTCTAAAATACCTTACTGGACTTGAGAATTTGGATCCCTCAACGGATTATGATGCGCTAGAAATTGAGAGAAAACTTAAACATAATGGGTTAGGAAAATTCGGAAAATTATATATCTCGATGGGGCTATCAAATTTTCAAGTAGTACAGGAGTTTATCAACACATTTCATGATCCGAACTATTCGGTTAGATTAAAAAATGGTTTTAAGGATAAATATATTGAGCTAAAAAAAGGAACGGGTTCTAGTGAAGAAATTTTTTATGATTTATTAGATTTCTCATCTGGGAATTCACACGATCCGAAATTAATTGCTGCTGGTGTTAGCGTTCTTGCTTATTACTTTCAGATCTGTGAGGTATTCGAAAAATGATACTCCCAGACAAATCAATAACTCTTGCAAATTCACTTGTCGGTCTTGGATATACAATTATCAACAATCTTCAGAATCAAGAAACCATTTCTTCGTTGTGGGAAAAAACACGGAAAAGTAACCCTGCACTATCGTATGAAAAATTTATTTTATCTTTAGATTTGTTGTATACTCTGGATTTAATTATACTTGAAAAAGGATTACTAAAAAAGAAGGAGGATGAGGATAAATGAATAAAATCACTCTAAAATCTCTTTCGAGTGACGAGAAATCATTTAATACAGTAAATTTTACAGATGGATTTAACGTTGTGATTGCGGATCGCACGGATATATCCACTGAAGAAAGTTCTCGAAATGGCCAAGGAAAAACGCTAATGATCCGATTAATCGATTTTTGTCTCGGATCGGATACTGATTATTTTCGAAAAGATATTCCTTATAAAGAATGGGTTTTCAGCTTAAGCTTTCAATTAGACGGTAGAATAATTACTTGTTCAAGACAGATTAGTGAAAAAAATAATATTAGAATTTGCGGGGATCTTACAGGTCCACCATTCTCCCGCCAGCAAAAAATTGACGGTAGTTATCAAATTTCTGTGAAGGATTGGCATTCAATATTAGGGAAACTCATTTTTGATATTCCGAAAGTCTCCACTCAAATAGCGTCAAAACCAACTTACCGGGGAATGATCTCATATTTTACAAGACATGAGCCTGAATCATACTTAGATCCATTTTCAACTTTTCCAAAACTCTCTAATTTCAAATCTAGGGTTTACAACTCATTTTTGTTGAATTTGAATTGGGAATATGCGTCCGAATTTGAAAAATTACATATTGAAGAAGAAAAAAATAAAAAAACACAGAAAACATTGGATGAAGAAGATTTTAAGGAATCTTTAGGGTCTCTTGGGGATCTCGAATCGGAATTAATTAATATTGATTTAGACTTGACAAAGGCAAAAAAAAGTTTATCTGAATTTCATATACTTCCCCAGTATCATCAAATTCAAAATGAGGCAAACCTCCTCACCGACAAAATTCATGAATATGTAAATCAAGGAGTTGTTAATAAACGACTCATAAAAATCTACGGGGATAGTACTTCTGAGGAAAATGATATACCCATTTCCTCGGTTACAAATTTGTATAAAGAAATAGGATTCACGTTTCCTACTGTCGTTGTAAAACAGCTTGAACAAGTAAAAAAATTTCATAATTTAATGGTAAGTAATAGAAAGCAATTTTTGCAGGATGAACTTTCCCGATTATCTAACGAATTGAAATTAATCGATAAGGAAATTGAAAAACTTTCCAAAAGACGAGCCGAACTGATGGTTGTATTAAATCAACACGGTGCATTGGAAGAGTACTCTCTATTACAACAACTTACCTTAAACATTCAACAAAAACGGGATAATCTTACTAATAAAATCAATCTCTTTAAACAATTTGAGAAAAAAGCAAGTGAAATTAAGATCGAAAGGGAAACTCTTAAACAAAAGACTAGACTGGATCTTGATGACAGGCAGGAAATCAAGAAAGAACTTCAGACAATATTCTCACAAAATAGTGGTTATATTTACATAAAACCAGGCATACTTTCGATTTCAATTGGTGAGAATGGGTATAAATTTAATATCGAAATTAAGAGATCTGGAAGTGAAGCCGTTGGGTATATGAAGATCTTATGTTATGATTTAATGCTTGCAGAACAACGAACCAAATCTTTACGGAAGCCCAATTTTTTAATTCATGATAGTACTGTTTTTAACGGTGTTGATAGTGTGCAAAAAGCGAAAGCTCTTCAACTCGCATATGATAAATCCCTCAAAGCTGGATTCCAATATATTTGTACGATAAACTCAGATATGGTACCCTACGAGAATTTCAGACCCGACTTTTCAAACAAATTCAAAGAATCCATTGTTTTGAAATTAAATGATGATAATCCTTCAGGAAAATTATTGGGTATCGATTTTGAATGACCCTCGGAAATGATCGAATATCTTCCGTTGGATCCCGAAAATGACCCTAAATGTGCCCTACGTGCCCTGGCACCTATGGCATCTGATTTCCCAAGGGTCCATTTCATTGACCCATCCATTCCTCCATGCCTAAATAACTTATGAATCTTATTTTGGAAGTCAAGTTTTTCTTCTAAAAATCTTGGATAACAAAGAGGGTTTGTATGGCGAATATGTTTTTATTGCCTCGTTAATATCATTCGTTTGAATATGGTTCATGAAACTTACGAATGGATCCGTGAGTTCAAAATAATTAATTTTACTTGTAACATACTCCCAATACTCCTTACAACTGAGCTTTTTTACCGCCTCGTTTTCATCATATTCGAGTGATTCATTTGAATAGCATCTCACCCGTGCCATTGACCACTGATTGATGATTTCATCATCTATATACCCATTTCTCCAAAGGATAAATTCTGTCCATAACAAGTCTAAAATTTCCCGGTAATAATCTTCGCATAAATCCTTACGACGAAGTTGTATTGCTCGCGTTCTGTCCTTTCTTACATTGAAATATTTTTCCAAGCATTGTAAGAGTACTTTTGATTTTTCGTTATCAAGATGTGTTTTGATCGCTCTAAAATTAAAAAACGCAGCTAGAAACGCAGCGAACGCGCTTCCTGCTGTTAGTATCAGTGCAATAGTCTGAATTATAAATAGATTTGATTCTTGAAATAACACACTTTCCACAATTATCTCCTCACATCCGTTATTTGGTAAATTAAAATCTAATTTTAAATATTTAAATTCTATTGATATCAAAATTTAAAACAAAATTATAATATATGGTATCGATCTATTAGAAAGTAACCATTCTCATTCGGTGGGATCCTAAATTGATAATTCGAGATCCGATACACTCTGACATTTTTTTTGACGAAGTGGAAAAGGCCATTATTGATAGTAAAGAAATGCAAAAACTCAGAAGAATCAAACAATTGGGTAATGCCCATTTGATTTACCCAACTGCGATTCATACTCGATTTGATCATTCATTGGGTGTTAATTTTGTTTTTAAGCGAATTATTTTCGAGTTAAAACACAAGCCAGAAGCAGAGAAAATTATACGATCAAGTGAAATTTTACCGATAAAAATTGCAGCACTATTGCATGATGTCACTCACTTACCATACAGCCATACTTTTGAAGACAATATGGAATTTTGGGAAAGACATGATGAAAAACGCCGGTATATTGAGTTATTTAATTCATCAGGTAGTGAGATCGGGAATATTTTAAAACAGAAGAAAATATATGATGAAGTTTTAGAATTATTAACTTCAAAAAACCCAGAAAAAGAATTGGATGAACCGTGGAAAGCCCAGATCTTAACAGCACCTATATGTGCAGATTTATTAGATTATTTACGGCGGGATGCGTATTTTTGTGGGTTAAAACGAAATTATGATGATAGAATTTTTAAATATTTTGATTTGCAAAATAGAGATCAGAAAACGATTCTCGCAATTAACTTAACAAAAAATAATAATTTAAGAATTGATGCTTTATCCGAAACATTGAATATATTGAGATTAAGATGCTTTTTAACTCAAGCGGTTTATTATCATCACACAAAATTATGTGCAGATGCGATAATTTCAAAAGCTCTTAATATCGCATTTGAAAATCAATTGATATCAAAAGAAACATTAAAATTTAACGTTAGTGGTTATGAAAATGATACATTATACCAAATAGGGGACGAAAAATTTCTTGATATTCTTTTAAAAATGAAAAACGATAAAATTTCAAAATTGATTTCCCGAATTAAAGAACGAAAATTATTAAAACGCGCATTTAGCGTCACTGCGAATACGGTTTCGGGTACTAAAAAGGAAAAGATTCACATAAAAAACAAATATGTTACGAATTATCGGAATAACATACATGAAAAATCCTTAATGGAGAATCAAATTGCTGAAGCTCTTGATCTTCCAGAGGAAGACATAATTATTCATTGTGTTGGGGATGAATCTCTGAAAGAGTGTGGTGTATGCGTTAGACTTCATTCATCGAGAGAGATTATAGAATTAAATAAATCGACTCAAACAATTGAAGAAGTTAATAGAATAGAGCAGGAGTATCTTGATTTATGGAAAATTATCGTTTTCGCACCTAAAGAGAATATTTCTCAAGTGAACGAATATTGTAAAAATGAATTTCATTTTGAAGGTGAGGCTTCTATAAAACATAGTGTTCCAATTTCTCAAATGGATCTAAATCAATGGCAATGAAAGATCAATGTGATTATATTGGTGTCTTTTGTTATGTGCAAATTAACACACAAAATTAAGAAATTATTTTTATTATAGATTGAATGATTGATTTATCCTTCAAATTGAATAACGAATTTCATAATTTTATTTCCATTTTTATCAATGCAAAAACCAATTGAATTGTAGTGGATTGGATATTATATTTTTTACAATAACCGTGCTTCGGCAAGAATCCGATCGAACTCCCATTGAGAATCTAGATTTATCTATTAAAAAAATTTTTAGAAGTTGTGGTCGAATATGGGGGCCGGGGTTTCCGGGGGGTCTGGAAAATTGGAGACTCTTGGATCGAGCCTGGTGTGCGGAGAGTCCCCCATCAGAAATGAGTAGGTCGCGGAAATTTCCGATCCATAAAGGGGGGGGTGATCCCCAGGTCGGTCTGATCCGGGTGGGGGGGTCGGCCCCGTTTGAAAAAAAGGTGGCAGGGGGGTCAGTGGGGGACCCTCCCGGCTCAAACTTGGGAAAGGCCCGGGTTTTTTTCTGGACCGACAGACACTTGGTGCGGATTCATAGTCGGAAAACGTCAGATGCCTTAAAAATTCCATATTTCATTCTGAAATATTCAAACCAACAATTGATGAAGCATATAACTTTCCCTCTCGCTTACCTATTTAACCAGATTAAAAGAAATGGATATTATAATGAAAAATTCCGAGAAAAGCCATTAGCGGGGTGTGTTGTATTCGCAGTCGGTATTGTTTTTCAATTCGATATTTACAATCTGCAGCTTTTTTTTGTCGACAGGGATACGAAATTGAAAAAAAATTCCTAGAAAATCAGACACACAGCACTCAAATTTCGACAGAACATTTTGCATTTATCTCAAATGCTATTTTTTCATCGGTTTCATATCTTGAAGCAACTATCAACGAATTTTTTGCGGATGTTGCAGATGATCAAATCTGGGATAGTGACGAATCTTTTCAAAAAAAGATTGAATTATTTAAAAATCTGTGGGATCTTGATGTACCAAAAACTGCCCATTATTCAATCCTAAAAAAATATGAAATTGCTTTGGCAATAGCCGAAAAGCCCTCTTTTGATAAAGGATCAATTCCGTATCAAAATGTGAAAATTTTAATTCAACTAAGAAATTATTTGATGCATTTCGAACCTGAATGGATTGAAATTCAACCTAGGAACAACAAAGATTGTAATTTCAATGAACATAAATTTGCAAGACTTTTTCGAGGGAAATTTGAGGAAAACCCATTAGCACACAAAATCAAACCATTTTTCCCAGAAAAATGTTTAGGTCACGGCTGTGCTGAATGGGCTGTCAAAAATAGTGTATCGTTCACGGATGATTTTTTTCAAAAATTGGACTTCCCTACGCCTTTTGATAATTTGAAAGAAAATTTGCTAACTCGATAATTTCAGTTTCTTGTTTAGGGAATCATCTACATTTTGTTCTGAAACTTGCCTCCCCTGTAGAAGAGTACAGTTGCATTCTTTGTCAGAGGAATCTCTCAAAAATTCCATCCATTTTTGCTAACCCCGCTTCTCTACACCGGCCCCGTCAATAAATCCGTCAAAGCCAGAGAAAACCCGGATCCGGAAAACCCGCCTTCCTCTCATCCGGCTTTACCCAAGTCCGATCCCTTCAGAGATCGCCCGCTGGAACATGGCTACATATGACCTCCCGTCTCCGGCGTAAAAACAATAAAAATGCCCGAAACCCGCCCTCATTTTCACGAATTATTCCCTCTGGTTCCGGAAAAATTGGCAATCGGAACCCCGTGCATGGAGATTTGGGCAGTACCCCGAAATGGGGGAATCTCGGATCGGAGATGGTGTGCGGAGGGGCCCCCTGCCAGAAATGAGTAGGTCGCGGAAATTTCCGATCACTGGTGGGGGGGTGACCCCCTGGTCGGTCTGATCCGGGTGGGGGGGTCCACCCCGTTTGAAAAAATGTTGGCGGGGGGGTGGGGGGTAACCCCCCCTCCTCAAATGTGGGAAAGGCCCGGGTTTTTTTCTGGACCGGCCGGGACTTATGCGTGTCGCCATCACCGGCAAACGGACGCGTCCATTCTTACAAACAATGCGGTCGCGGAAATTCCGGAACACGGTAAGCCATGACCGGAGTGATGCCGGTTGCTGAACGCTCTTATGTCACTTGTGTCACATTGTACCCCTTTTCCGGGATCTCTTACGAGAAAATGGTACAGAAAAAAGATCCCGGAAATGACCCTCAATGTGTCACAAGTGACACGGTCGGTACCCGGGTTTCTGGTGTGTCTCTCATTACCATGGTATTTTTTGGGGCACATGGGGCACTTAGACCCCTTTTTCCGGGATCTCTTACGAGAAAACGGTACAGAAAAAAGATCCCGGAAATGACCCTCAATGTGCCCCACGTGCCCCCACGTTCACAACCTCTGTTTTACCTGGGAGTCACTCTGTGGTTGACCTCCCCATTCCCCCATGCCCAAATAACCCCATATCGGGTTCTGTTTCCCTTCTTTTCACTCCCTCGCCCCCTCCGTGGTCAGCAAATCAATCACCGCGTATTCCCTCGTGAAAAGTCTGTGAATAGAATCCAAAAAAATCTTGAGTTAAAATGATTTTATGGCTACATTTTTGTGAATATATAGAATTTGGTCATTGGGAACTGTCTGAATCCTAGTTTTTTCTATTGGATTAAGGATGATCCCTAAACTCTTTTACCATGGTGATTGGTGGAAACTAAAGAGTGTAATCGCTTGATTAACAGTTCGATAATTCTCCAAACAAGATGAAAAACAACACTAATATAAAAACCTAACATTTACATTAAATAAATTTCAATCATTGAATACGTGGCGGTATATGTATTATGAAAAAAGATGAAAAAAAAATCAGTGAACGTATTTTTAATGTATTAAGCCGTTTTGGACCATCGGAAAAAGAGTCTGTAGACCTAAATGCAAATAAAAAAGATAACATGAAAAAACAAGAAAATAACCCGAAAATCGAAAAAAAAATACCTGTATTAAATCCAAGTATCGATAAATCAACTTCGAATTTAAGCAAATCATCACCAAATACTAGAAGTAAGAAATTAGACGATAACTATCATCCCTCCTTAAAGATCCGATACACATTAAGTGGATATAATTCTAAAGCGGTTTATAGGATGGCGTTTTCACCTGATGGTGAAATTTTAGCAACCTCTTCTGAAGAAGGTTTTGTCAATCTTTTTGACACAAAAAATGGGAAACTTTTACGCTCACTTAAGCATAACACCCCTATTGTTTGTGTCGCCTGGTCTCCGGATGGGAATATTCTGGCGACAGGAAGTCATGATGTTGATAGGAGTGTGTACACGTGGAATCCTAACACGGGACAATTATTGCATACGCTTAAAAAACATAAAAGTGGCATTATGGATGTCGCATGGTCCCCGGATGGAACATTATTAGCATCCTGTTCTAATGATGGGACAATTTTCCTTTGGGGTTCTAATACTGGTCAGTTAGTATGTGAACTGAAAGCACATACCCGACAAATTTTTAGTTTATCCTGGTCTCCAGATGGGCGTTGCCTTTGTTCTGGATCTTGGGATGATACATTCTGTGTTTGGGATGTTTCCACATCAAATTTAATTCAGACATTTAAAGGAAATAGTAAAGTAAATTGTATTGCTTGGTCTCCTGATAACCGATTTGTTGCATTAGCTTCGAGCGATCAAGTAGTTCATATCTGGGATATTAAAGATGGACGAGAAAAATATGTTCTAGAGGGTCATACAGCAGATGTTATTTCCGTTTCCTTTTTCGATAATGGTCACTTACTGGCGTCACTAAGTGAGAAAGGGCAGGTAATCTTCTGGGAAACGAATAATTGGTCTGAAGTAATGAATGTGTCTAAAATTGGGGATACAACTCTTCTAGCAAACCTTGCTGTTCATCCAACATTACCAATAATTGCTGCACCCGGGAATGTCAATTTGGAAGTAAATCTCTTCGATGTTGACACTAAAATGCTCCGAAGAATTGAACACGGGACACCCACCGTATATTATGTCAATGCAAAAGCAGTCTTAGTTGGTGATAGTAGCGTTGGTAAATCAGGACTAGGTATTCGTATCGCTGAAGGCAAGTATAGAACCACGGATTCAACACATGGTGCCCAGTTCTGGCACTTCCCTACAGAAAAACTACCTGATTTGCCAAAATATTTCCAAGCTGAACTGACGCTTTGGGATTTAGCAGGACAACCCGAATATCGATTAACTCACCAACTATTTCTCGATGATACGGATTTGGCTCTTCTTCTGTTTGATTGTTCCGATTCCAATGATCCATTTCATGGAGTACCGTATTGGGCAAAAGCGTTAAAAAAACAAGCGCCCCATCATGCGAAAAAATATCTTGTTTCTGCAAGATGTGATGTCAGCCCGGTCACTGTAAATCGTCGTGAAATTAACCATGTTCTAGCGGATTTTGGTTTGGATGATTATTTTAAAACAAGTGCAAAAACCGGTGAGGGTGTAGACTTCCTATTTCAAAGAATGTTAAAAGATATTCCTTGGGATAAAATCCCCCGCACGAGTACACCCAAATTATTTCAAATTGTAAGAGAATTCCTTTTAGAGTTGAAGGCGGCAGGTAAGACAATAATTTCAATGGATGAAATTCTACTTGCCGCAAGAGATCGTTTTACCGAACGTTTAGCTATTCAGGAAGAGCTGGATACTGTAATTC
This region includes:
- a CDS encoding DUF2326 domain-containing protein, with product MNKITLKSLSSDEKSFNTVNFTDGFNVVIADRTDISTEESSRNGQGKTLMIRLIDFCLGSDTDYFRKDIPYKEWVFSLSFQLDGRIITCSRQISEKNNIRICGDLTGPPFSRQQKIDGSYQISVKDWHSILGKLIFDIPKVSTQIASKPTYRGMISYFTRHEPESYLDPFSTFPKLSNFKSRVYNSFLLNLNWEYASEFEKLHIEEEKNKKTQKTLDEEDFKESLGSLGDLESELINIDLDLTKAKKSLSEFHILPQYHQIQNEANLLTDKIHEYVNQGVVNKRLIKIYGDSTSEENDIPISSVTNLYKEIGFTFPTVVVKQLEQVKKFHNLMVSNRKQFLQDELSRLSNELKLIDKEIEKLSKRRAELMVVLNQHGALEEYSLLQQLTLNIQQKRDNLTNKINLFKQFEKKASEIKIERETLKQKTRLDLDDRQEIKKELQTIFSQNSGYIYIKPGILSISIGENGYKFNIEIKRSGSEAVGYMKILCYDLMLAEQRTKSLRKPNFLIHDSTVFNGVDSVQKAKALQLAYDKSLKAGFQYICTINSDMVPYENFRPDFSNKFKESIVLKLNDDNPSGKLLGIDFE
- a CDS encoding ABC-three component system middle component 6 codes for the protein MILPDKSITLANSLVGLGYTIINNLQNQETISSLWEKTRKSNPALSYEKFILSLDLLYTLDLIILEKGLLKKKEDEDK
- a CDS encoding ABC-three component system protein, which encodes MSKKLPILVSQQKLLWGRARSLCSICRCRLDKEKESGEFFTIGINAHIKGENPTAARFDPNMSDKERQNYDNLILLCPTHHEEIDKHPEKFTVSSLQQIKKRHEEFILDSIASEIPNLTFAELEIILKYLTGLENLDPSTDYDALEIERKLKHNGLGKFGKLYISMGLSNFQVVQEFINTFHDPNYSVRLKNGFKDKYIELKKGTGSSEEIFYDLLDFSSGNSHDPKLIAAGVSVLAYYFQICEVFEK
- a CDS encoding HD domain-containing protein — its product is MEKAIIDSKEMQKLRRIKQLGNAHLIYPTAIHTRFDHSLGVNFVFKRIIFELKHKPEAEKIIRSSEILPIKIAALLHDVTHLPYSHTFEDNMEFWERHDEKRRYIELFNSSGSEIGNILKQKKIYDEVLELLTSKNPEKELDEPWKAQILTAPICADLLDYLRRDAYFCGLKRNYDDRIFKYFDLQNRDQKTILAINLTKNNNLRIDALSETLNILRLRCFLTQAVYYHHTKLCADAIISKALNIAFENQLISKETLKFNVSGYENDTLYQIGDEKFLDILLKMKNDKISKLISRIKERKLLKRAFSVTANTVSGTKKEKIHIKNKYVTNYRNNIHEKSLMENQIAEALDLPEEDIIIHCVGDESLKECGVCVRLHSSREIIELNKSTQTIEEVNRIEQEYLDLWKIIVFAPKENISQVNEYCKNEFHFEGEASIKHSVPISQMDLNQWQ